TCCAGCCATTCGAGCAGAACCGCACCTGGCCATAGTTCTGGCCGTAGTAGGGAAAGTTGAATCCGAGGTTGTAAGGCCCGACGTTGATGTCGTCGCCGCCCTGCAACTGGACCCGGCCCTGCATATTGACGATGTCGATCCACTCGAACTGCGGGCCATCGCCCTCATCCGAAGCGCGCCATTCGTAACCGGCTTGATCGGGGTTGCCGCGCCGGTCGCGTCCGGGCAGATTGCCTTCGGCATTGCGCAATCCGCGGCCCGAGGCGTCGCGGCGATTGCCCTGGTCGCGGTCGGGTTGGGCAACGATGCTCCAGATGAGGTCGTCGCCGCCGTCACCGGCCACATTGGCAATCTGCAGGTTGCGCACCACCGGATCGTCGTCAAGCAGCATCCCAACGCGAACGGTGGCATCGGTCTCGAGATCCGGCGGGGTTATGCCCTGCCCGACGAGGTCGAACCAGAAAGTGCCGCCGCCGTCGATGTTACGGGCGCTGGAGACGAAGGTGATCCGTCCGCCGCGATCGTTGATGTCCTGCGGGGTGAAGAGGATGTAGAAGACATCCCGTTCTCCCGGAGCCAGGACGAGATCAACGTCGAAGTCGGTGCCGAACTCGTCGGGGTTGTCGCTATCCACACCTTCGAAGGTGAGGTCACGGGTTCCGACGTTCCGGATTTCCACCGCCATCTCCGCCTGGGCACCGACATAAACCCGACCGAAGTCGTGCACATCCGCGGCACCAGCCATCGGCTCGGCAATCGGGTTAGTCTGAACCGCGGCTTCGCCGGTCACATGGACGAGGATGTTGACGTCCACCTGCGGATTCGCCGGGTCGTTCGATAGGATCATCAGGACTGCTTCATAGTCGCCATCGACGAGACCTTCGGCATTCAGCGTTACGACGATGTTTTCATCGCCGCCGGCATCGATGGTGCCGTCAGAAGGATCCCATGCCAGCCACCGGGTACCGCCAGCCGCGTCCGCCCAACGCGTCAGGTTGACGCACTCGGCCATCGACGACCAGCGCCAGTTCGCTTCATAGAAGAGCGTTCCGGTGATGCCGGTGTAGAGCACATGACCGCGACCAAAGGGCCAATCGGCAAGGATCGCCTTGTCGGCGTGACCTTCCGGCTGATAATACCAGACCGCTTCTTCGGGCAGACTGTTACGGAGGACGTGGTTGTAGTTGAGCGAATTGCCACGCATCCGCGTCCGTATCCGGTTCGCGTCCTGGTTGTCATCGCGGAAGAACTCGAACGGGGTCAGGAGCGGATAGTCCTCTTCCACACCTGCAGCCAGCCCATTGCCCTGCTGGTTCAGGAACATCGGATTGACCGTTCCCCAGTCGCCGCCGGGGCCGTTGACGACTGCGACGTTGCCGTCGTCACTGAACAGGTTGATCTGCTGGAAGGTGTTGCTGCCGCAGAACATCGAATAGACGCCGCCGCCGTCAACATATTCCATGATCTGGTCCCGACGCTGGGTGTAGGCCTGGAAGAACGCCGCCGACTGGTCCTCACCGGTCGCTACGAGATCGTATTGCGACAGGTCAACATCGGCCAGGTTTTCCATATTGGCCATATCGGGCCGCGGATCCTGATTCTGGAACACTTCCAGCCAGGAGTTGCGGTCGAACCAGCCGTATTGATCCTGAGCGCCCTTGACCAGAAGGATGCGCAAGTCATTCGGCTCGTCGCGACGTGGCCCAAGATTCAGCCGCTCCATTCCGCCGACCGGCGGATTGTTGAGCACCGAAGCCGGAATCTGCTGCCGATCAGTCTTGCTGGCACCGAAGTCGATCCAGCGCTCTTGCGCCACCGGTCCGGCGAAGCCATCCGCAATGCGCAGATTGCGCCGACCGGCGTCCCGCCGACGGGCACCCTCCGGCTCGCTGATGATCTCCGAATCGGTCGTCCAGCGCAAGGGCGCCTGGCCGCCGTTCGAGACGTTGATCACGTGTTCCTGCACCTCGCCAGTGATCATATCGGTCTCGATCGCTTGCGGATCGACGCCGATTTCCGGCGGGGCAGAGGTCGTGCCGTGCATTGCAATCGCGATGTCGT
This genomic interval from Calditrichota bacterium contains the following:
- a CDS encoding choice-of-anchor D domain-containing protein is translated as MNSAATQNLHVIRVGDRQQLRTMNFRNVIGFDAWAIGWVPKHDAGHLWANSSGVVRQYNVSGNAPQLVQQFNWPAQYPYCGVGHDGYNLWCGRWDDQRWFVVDDGIAETYWFGYDPTEGELDAGGDQNVVVTLSAEGLVEGDYEGVLMIFSNDPASPQVDVNVLLHVTGAPVMEATWDEAAGFPDIMDWDQWDARFPDLFTGGPYSIPVTIENTGTANLVVEDIVSDDDNFYADPRSFELGAGEATVVNFILDAAEDGEHAGTMTFVSNAGNNDDIAIAMHGTTSAPPEIGVDPQAIETDMITGEVQEHVINVSNGGQAPLRWTTDSEIISEPEGARRRDAGRRNLRIADGFAGPVAQERWIDFGASKTDRQQIPASVLNNPPVGGMERLNLGPRRDEPNDLRILLVKGAQDQYGWFDRNSWLEVFQNQDPRPDMANMENLADVDLSQYDLVATGEDQSAAFFQAYTQRRDQIMEYVDGGGVYSMFCGSNTFQQINLFSDDGNVAVVNGPGGDWGTVNPMFLNQQGNGLAAGVEEDYPLLTPFEFFRDDNQDANRIRTRMRGNSLNYNHVLRNSLPEEAVWYYQPEGHADKAILADWPFGRGHVLYTGITGTLFYEANWRWSSMAECVNLTRWADAAGGTRWLAWDPSDGTIDAGGDENIVVTLNAEGLVDGDYEAVLMILSNDPANPQVDVNILVHVTGEAAVQTNPIAEPMAGAADVHDFGRVYVGAQAEMAVEIRNVGTRDLTFEGVDSDNPDEFGTDFDVDLVLAPGERDVFYILFTPQDINDRGGRITFVSSARNIDGGGTFWFDLVGQGITPPDLETDATVRVGMLLDDDPVVRNLQIANVAGDGGDDLIWSIVAQPDRDQGNRRDASGRGLRNAEGNLPGRDRRGNPDQAGYEWRASDEGDGPQFEWIDIVNMQGRVQLQGGDDINVGPYNLGFNFPYYGQNYGQVRFCSNGW